ACAATATATAAACACAGACACCAGATAGTTATATTAATCAAACCATTTAAGAGCCCATTTCTCAGATACATTCCTTGCCCCTACAAATACACCCCTTGTGGCtaggtgtctctctctctctctgcccgtGCCCTTTAGGAATGTACTAGCACAGAGTGTAAGGCGCTCTTGCCCTCGGAGGGGGGTGGCGAGGTCTGCTCAAGGAGGGAAGAAGACGCTGGAGAAGTGGAAGGGCAGATCTGCGAAGGGTTGACGGTCAGCGCGGGGATGGCAGACacaggtggcagagctggggtgggttTGATGGGCACAGGAACCGCTGGCATAGTCTGGCCCGGTGGGTGGCAGAGAGCCTTCATGGGCACCCCAAATGGTCCATACTCGTGAGACACGGGCATGCTGGCCATCGAGTCCATCACCCCCACGTGAGGCCACACGGAGCTGACCATGTTGCTGAGCTGGCTGGACACCGGGTACCCGAGATGGTGCATCACTGAAGCCAAGGGCAGCCCGCTGGCCTGGATCACCCCCTTGTAATCTCTCCCGATGATGTTCTCGATGGCGAAGGGGTGTTTGAAGCCGGACGACGGGCTGCTCCCATTGAGGCCGTAGGGCTGGAACTGGGGCAGCCTCCCGACGCCggccgcggcggcggcggcagccaCGGCAGCCTCCGAGGTGCCCAGGCCCGGCATCTTGCCCGGGTGCTGCGGGTGGAAGTAGTGCACCACGTGCGGCGGGGGCGCGGGGCCCTTGGGCACCCCGCCGGGCAGCGGCGGCTCGGGGCGCAGCACCTTGAAGCGCTTGCGGCGCCGCAGGAAGCTGCCGTTCTCGAACATGTCGCCGCAGTCCGGGTGCAGCGCCCAGAAGCTGCCCTTGCCCGGCTGGTCGGGCCGGCGCGGGATCTTGATGAAGCAGTCGTTGAAGGAGAGGTTGTGGCGCAGGGAGTTCTGCCAGCGCTGCGTGTGCTCCCGGTAGTAGGGGAAGCGCTCCATGATGAACTTGTAGATGTCGCTCAGGGGCAGCATCTTCTCGGCCGAGTGCTGGATGGCCATGGCCGTCAGCGAGATGTAGGAGTAGGGGGGCTTCTGGTCGCTGTAGGAGCTCTTCCCCGGCCTCGGCATCGCCGCCCGCTGCCGCGGCAGCTACAGCCCCCGCACGCTCCCCGTGTGCCCGCTAACCCGGACCCTATCTCCCGATAATCCCCCCCGCCTCCCGACACCCGCGTCTCCCGCCTATCGCGCCCCCTGGCTCCACGTCCGGCTACTCGCTACCTCGCAGCCCCGCCGCATGCCGCGGAGCGTCCCGCCGCGAACTCCGCAGGGGCCGCGCGCCGGGCCCCGGGAACCCGCGCGCAGCTGGCGAGACGCGGGGCGCTGCCAGAGGCGGGGGCTCGCGCGGGGGGCACCAGCGTCTCTCACATGCTCCGCACCCCGCTGTCCCGCCCGAAACGTGCAGCTCCCTCAGCCGCCCGCCCCGGGGGCTATTTAGCGGGGAGAGCGTCACCCAGACGGCGGGGGGAATCGCTGCTTGTCTCCGTTTATGCCCCAACCTTTCGCCTTCCCCGGACAGCCGCTGCCGCCTCTTTGGAGCCGGAAAGTTTCCCGGCTTGGCACTCTGCGGCCCCCGGCGCGCTCAGACTTTCTTTGCGGGAGTTGCTGCGGGGGCTTTTTCTGGAGCGCGGCGGCGGGAGCGAGTGGTCCTTGCTGCCTTCAGCGCACACCTGCCCGTCGCCCCGGCAAGCAGGGGAAACGGCGCCGTGTCCCATTAACGCGGGGCCAAGCTGCCGCTGCCAGGGGGGCGCCGGTGCCCggcgcccctgcccctgccccgctgtCCTAGAGCCAGGCGGAGAGAGGCGGCGGCGGCTGTGGCTGTGCTGAGCTCTCCAGCACGGTTTTGTAACGATCCCGGAGATGCGGAGACCCCCGCCGCTCGCCTTATTATCACATGACAGTTGCTCAGGGACTCCGCGACTCCTGCGAACGGGGCAAGAAGCCGCTCGTCGGCTGCCCCCTTTCACTCACCAAGTCCTCGTCAGCGGGACAGGGTGGGGCCCGACACACGAGCGGCGCGTCTGGGCGGCTTTGAAGCGCCCTGTGAGGTCCAGCGCCTCTTTCAAAGACCCAGCGTGGGGACGGGAGGCAGCCTGCGCAGGAAAGAtatctcctcccttctccccaatcCTCCCTCCTCCGCACGCATTCAGCCGCTTTCAGCTCCAGCATTCGCAACCAAGCTGCAAGCCTAGGGGATGAGGCGCCTCCAgggtcactccccccccccaacaaggtTTAAAGTGAAGAGATGGCAGAGCCTTGCAATTTAAGCACGTGACGCCAAGCATCCGACGGACATTAACATTTGACATCacctgaacaaaaaaaaatcatgctctTGGAAACGAGGGAACTCTGGACTACTTtgaaagtaatttaaaacaaCTGTGATCAATGTGAAGGACCAAAAACGGAAGTAAAAATTCTTtatccccaccctcccccaatgATCACAAGTAATGTTTTGTGGCCGTGATAAGTCTTGGGGGGCATTTAAAGAAAAGCCAAGCAACCGCCAATTCCTATGTGCTTCTGAGGCCCAATGTTTACAGTTTTTGAGACGTTCATCCGTAGAAAGTTTAGAGTGCAACAATTTATAGGCGCCCTCCGAAATGTATTTGTCAAGAGCTATGGATTTGAACATAGAAAAAGCGGCTCACCTTAACGCTAGAGTTGAAGGGAAAAACCTTCGAAGAGTTTAATTAGATAGTATAGAAGGTGCTCGCATTGTTTCGTCTGGCTTTTATTTCTAAATAAGTAGGGGGAATATTCTCTAATAGACATCCCCCccaaacataaaaaaaaacacacttacCAAGCGTTCTTTTGATGCATCCTCACCCTTTTTGTGTTTCAATTTTTATTGACTTTTAATATATGACTATAacagtgcaataaaaataattaaaatttgaCTTCTCTAGCCTGTAGCCCTCACCCATCACGTTTGTTGTGAGCACCAAATAATTAGTTTTAGATGTATTTTCCTTTATGATTCAGACATTACAGTGAGAATTggtaaacagaaaaaaaccccgAAAAAAACTTTTTAGATTTCTTTATGCAAGACAGACCATTCTTTTTCTAGGGCGAAGGAAAAACTGAATtccaagacaggtttcagagtggtaacccTGTTAGTCtccatcagcaaaaacaacgaggagtccttgtggcacctgagagactaacaaatttatttaggtataagctttcctgggctaaaaccAAGTGACTCTTATTGCATAATCTATCTAGCTGTGGAGACTTCAGGCTCATTGAAGGGAAGAACTCAATCATCACAGGTTAAAGCAAGGTAACAGGAAAATGTGCTAACTTTGTGATTTTGGAAAACAAACATGCCAGGACCATAAACATGTACTTTGATATATTACATGACATATTGTTACTCAAGGCACCCGATTTGCTCCTTACTATATTTAGCTTTATTCTGGAAGTATTTATGGTTGCAGCAATATGAAACGTCTACAGTTTGAACCCTGGCGGTGGGCATTACTCTAACTTGGCAAGGACAGTGAGCGTAGACAGTGTGTGATAAGTCTCCTGCTATAGCTATAAATTTTtccaaaaacatttattttctatttgatTTAAGACTGTGATGCCACTTGATTAGAAATCCTGTttcagcttttctctctctcgttCGCTCTCCTTTTTTTCTTACGTATTCAAACATCCTGGA
The sequence above is a segment of the Natator depressus isolate rNatDep1 chromosome 5, rNatDep2.hap1, whole genome shotgun sequence genome. Coding sequences within it:
- the FOXB2 gene encoding forkhead box protein B2, which produces MPRPGKSSYSDQKPPYSYISLTAMAIQHSAEKMLPLSDIYKFIMERFPYYREHTQRWQNSLRHNLSFNDCFIKIPRRPDQPGKGSFWALHPDCGDMFENGSFLRRRKRFKVLRPEPPLPGGVPKGPAPPPHVVHYFHPQHPGKMPGLGTSEAAVAAAAAAAGVGRLPQFQPYGLNGSSPSSGFKHPFAIENIIGRDYKGVIQASGLPLASVMHHLGYPVSSQLSNMVSSVWPHVGVMDSMASMPVSHEYGPFGVPMKALCHPPGQTMPAVPVPIKPTPALPPVSAIPALTVNPSQICPSTSPASSSLLEQTSPPPSEGKSALHSVLVHS